A genomic region of Coriobacteriaceae bacterium contains the following coding sequences:
- the recJ gene encoding single-stranded-DNA-specific exonuclease RecJ: MSGFDQHNTLVAQPIDEAAVANVATTCAVGPLVSRVLVARGFDTPERVHEFLSPSLERDWVDPACIPGMLEVADCLQAAIESGKRILVFGDFDVDGITATAISVRALRALGAQAQGLIPHRYEEGYALSDAAIERGMAYEPDLIMTVDCGISCAHEVETLLERGVEVCITDHHEPGDAVPVGVPMTDPKLDPSCPSRDLAGAGVALKLFCLLGERMGQPELWLELTDLAALGTIADLMPLLGENRALVAHGLARMRNATRVGLLALSAACNVEPEALTATRLSFSLIPRLNAAGRMQEATIAYDLLMCDELDQAQRIAVELEQINDLRRQTEGELNLQVEEQLAGAGSDDAVIVAAGEGWHEGVKGIVASRIARAKKKPVIIFSIEDGQARGSGRTYGDINLFELASTCSDLFEKFGGHAAAIGITLPANKLDELRQRLCSQVLEMRQEAPDTGIHVDTIACVEECTVEQFSELELLQPCGNGNPTPLLALHDVFLEDRAAVGKQANHFRFNASDGIAQVPGIYFGPDNIQELVDCNAICDVVFEPLVDEYRGRKNPKLMTKNILLSSRVPSQTDMSARIDELFLVQDEICETGDYAGITQVARFNTKVVGVSYENRQDVLAGLEAGVELALRRDAHNEYDANAIAVTLIDGTQLGYLNKHLAKQLAPAMDSGIAYDAAVSALTGGPLDANADMRSPGPLGVRDPGATTRSYGVNIVVRRIDLDLKEPAGDAAPSLDEARERWQTLSPSELEDSLRMALIGNHELHEAQAHALDALSHGRNTLAIMATGRGKSLIFHLHAARMALLEGKASIFIYPLRALVADQAFHLQEVFAQFGLAVSVLTGESSEETRKDVYAGLAQGRVNCVLTTPEFLAIHADRFAQSGRIGFVVVDEAHHVALARAGNRSAYAGLATTLDALGNPLVLAVTATAGTDESQTICRVLSIEELILDPTVRENLKIDDRRDIRNREQYLAGIVANGEKCVAYVNSRDQSLSLTRMLRHRLPALAPYVGFYNAGLSKADRKAIEDAFRSGELRCIISTSAFGEGIDIPDIEHVVLYHLPFNDIEFNQMSGRAGRDGRDATIHLLFGYGDARINENILESGAPSREALVVLYRVLRELSQEAAKRGEAGFSCTNHELAGRAMKLDRRVKLDESSVSCGISVFRELGFIETSGASVARYITLVPNPGHMELEESVRYREGLEELDTFKAFKSWALKSDAQELLERFNRPILPDDEVKGA; encoded by the coding sequence ATGAGCGGATTCGATCAACATAACACTCTGGTAGCACAGCCCATCGACGAGGCAGCGGTGGCCAACGTTGCAACCACGTGCGCGGTCGGTCCGCTCGTTTCGCGCGTCCTCGTCGCACGCGGCTTCGATACGCCCGAGCGCGTGCACGAGTTTCTCTCTCCCTCGCTCGAGCGTGATTGGGTTGATCCTGCGTGCATACCCGGCATGCTGGAGGTTGCGGATTGTCTGCAAGCTGCCATCGAGTCTGGCAAGCGCATACTCGTATTCGGCGACTTCGACGTAGACGGCATCACGGCAACGGCCATCTCGGTGCGTGCGCTACGTGCGCTCGGTGCACAAGCGCAAGGTCTCATCCCGCATCGCTACGAGGAGGGCTATGCGCTCTCGGATGCGGCAATCGAGCGCGGCATGGCATATGAGCCAGATCTCATCATGACGGTCGATTGCGGTATCTCCTGCGCTCATGAGGTCGAGACTTTGCTCGAGCGCGGGGTCGAGGTCTGCATCACCGATCATCACGAGCCGGGTGACGCGGTTCCCGTCGGCGTTCCCATGACGGACCCTAAGCTCGACCCAAGCTGTCCCTCGCGCGACCTCGCCGGGGCGGGCGTCGCTCTCAAGCTCTTCTGCCTGCTGGGCGAGCGCATGGGCCAACCCGAGCTCTGGCTCGAGCTTACGGACCTTGCCGCACTCGGCACCATAGCCGATCTCATGCCGCTTCTGGGTGAGAATCGCGCGCTCGTTGCCCATGGTCTTGCACGTATGCGCAACGCAACGCGTGTTGGTCTCCTGGCACTTTCCGCTGCTTGTAATGTCGAACCAGAAGCGCTCACTGCCACGCGCCTCTCGTTTTCGCTTATTCCGCGCCTCAACGCCGCAGGTCGTATGCAGGAGGCAACGATTGCCTACGATCTGCTCATGTGCGATGAGCTCGATCAGGCGCAGCGCATCGCGGTCGAGCTCGAGCAAATCAACGACCTTCGCCGCCAGACGGAAGGCGAGCTCAACCTTCAGGTCGAGGAGCAACTCGCTGGAGCTGGTTCCGATGACGCGGTCATCGTGGCTGCCGGTGAAGGCTGGCACGAGGGTGTCAAGGGCATCGTCGCCTCGCGTATCGCGCGAGCCAAGAAGAAGCCCGTCATCATCTTCTCGATCGAGGACGGACAAGCTCGCGGCTCGGGACGCACCTATGGCGATATCAATCTCTTCGAGCTTGCCAGCACATGCTCCGACCTATTTGAGAAGTTCGGCGGTCATGCTGCAGCCATCGGTATCACGCTTCCTGCCAACAAGCTCGATGAGCTACGTCAGCGCCTTTGCAGCCAAGTGCTCGAGATGCGGCAAGAGGCACCCGATACCGGCATCCATGTCGACACCATCGCGTGCGTCGAGGAGTGCACGGTCGAGCAATTTAGCGAACTCGAGCTGCTGCAGCCTTGCGGCAACGGCAACCCGACGCCACTGCTTGCCCTGCATGATGTCTTTCTCGAAGACCGTGCCGCAGTCGGCAAGCAAGCCAATCACTTCCGCTTCAACGCAAGCGACGGCATTGCACAAGTGCCCGGCATCTATTTCGGGCCAGATAACATTCAAGAGCTCGTCGATTGCAATGCGATATGCGATGTCGTCTTCGAGCCGCTTGTCGACGAGTATCGCGGTCGCAAGAACCCCAAGCTCATGACGAAGAACATACTTTTGAGCTCTCGCGTGCCTTCGCAGACGGACATGTCTGCGCGCATCGACGAGCTCTTTCTTGTGCAAGATGAGATATGCGAGACGGGTGATTACGCGGGCATCACTCAGGTGGCACGTTTCAACACCAAGGTTGTGGGCGTGAGCTACGAGAACCGCCAGGATGTCCTCGCTGGGCTCGAGGCAGGTGTCGAGCTTGCTCTCAGACGCGATGCACACAACGAGTACGATGCCAACGCCATTGCCGTGACCTTGATCGACGGCACGCAACTCGGTTACCTCAACAAGCATCTCGCCAAGCAGCTTGCCCCCGCCATGGATTCCGGCATTGCCTATGACGCGGCTGTAAGCGCCCTGACGGGCGGACCGCTCGATGCAAACGCCGATATGCGCTCTCCCGGCCCTCTTGGCGTGCGCGATCCGGGTGCGACCACCAGGAGCTATGGCGTGAACATCGTCGTGCGGCGCATTGACCTCGACCTGAAGGAGCCTGCCGGTGATGCCGCTCCCTCGCTTGACGAGGCACGTGAGCGTTGGCAGACGCTTTCCCCTTCCGAGCTCGAGGATTCCCTGCGCATGGCGCTCATCGGCAATCATGAGCTGCATGAGGCGCAGGCCCACGCGCTCGATGCGCTTTCCCATGGGCGCAACACGCTCGCCATCATGGCGACGGGGCGCGGCAAGTCTCTCATCTTCCACTTGCATGCAGCCCGCATGGCGCTTCTCGAGGGCAAGGCGAGCATCTTCATCTACCCCTTGCGCGCCCTCGTGGCAGATCAGGCATTTCATCTGCAGGAGGTCTTCGCGCAGTTCGGGCTCGCCGTATCCGTGCTTACGGGCGAGAGTTCCGAGGAGACGCGCAAGGACGTCTACGCAGGCCTGGCGCAAGGGCGCGTCAACTGCGTGCTCACCACGCCGGAGTTCCTTGCCATCCATGCCGATCGCTTCGCCCAATCCGGGCGCATCGGCTTCGTCGTCGTGGACGAGGCCCATCACGTCGCCCTCGCACGTGCGGGCAATCGTAGCGCGTATGCCGGGCTTGCCACCACGCTCGATGCGCTCGGCAACCCCCTCGTGCTTGCCGTCACGGCCACTGCCGGTACGGACGAGTCCCAGACCATATGCCGGGTGCTCTCTATCGAGGAGCTCATCCTCGATCCGACGGTGCGCGAGAATCTCAAGATCGACGATCGCCGTGACATCCGCAATCGCGAGCAGTATCTCGCGGGCATCGTCGCAAACGGGGAGAAATGCGTCGCATATGTCAATTCGCGCGATCAGTCACTCTCGCTTACGCGCATGTTGCGTCATCGTCTGCCCGCGCTCGCCCCATATGTCGGCTTCTATAATGCAGGCCTGTCAAAGGCAGACCGAAAGGCGATAGAGGATGCCTTCAGGAGCGGCGAGCTGCGCTGCATCATATCCACGAGCGCCTTTGGCGAGGGCATCGACATTCCCGATATAGAGCATGTCGTGCTCTATCATCTTCCCTTCAACGACATCGAGTTCAACCAGATGTCCGGGCGAGCGGGCCGTGATGGGCGCGATGCGACGATTCACCTGCTCTTCGGCTACGGGGACGCTCGCATCAACGAGAACATCCTCGAGTCCGGCGCACCATCACGCGAGGCCCTCGTCGTTCTCTACCGTGTCTTGCGCGAGCTTTCCCAAGAGGCGGCCAAACGGGGGGAGGCCGGCTTCTCCTGTACCAACCACGAGCTCGCCGGGCGTGCCATGAAGCTCGACAGGCGCGTCAAGCTCGACGAGTCGAGCGTGTCTTGCGGCATCTCCGTCTTTCGCGAGCTTGGCTTCATCGAGACGAGCGGCGCGAGCGTCGCACGCTATATCACGCTCGTTCCCAATCCGGGGCATATGGAACTCGAGGAGTCCGTGCGCTATCGTGAGGGTCTCGAGGAGCTCGACACCTTCAAGGCATTCAAGAGCTGGGCACTCAAATCCGATGCGCAGGAGCTGCTCGAGAGGTTCAATCGTCCCATTCTGCCTGACGATGAGGTCAAAGGCGCATAA
- a CDS encoding bifunctional (p)ppGpp synthetase/guanosine-3',5'-bis(diphosphate) 3'-pyrophosphohydrolase: MSDQKSIVTQAQDEPATDRIDVLIENASVYLSDEDCEAIEEAYLFAKDAHEGQFRKSGEPFIMHPVEVAIILSDLRMDSDTLRAAVLHDTVEDTEYTLDDIRKKFGDTVAELVDGVTKINSLEIESLSHAQVNNLRKMLMAMSNDIRVIVIKLADRLHNMRTLMALREDRRLFKARETMEIYAPLANRLGMGSIKWELEDLSFFYLEPAKYQQVQKMVNETREAREKYLAQAMEALREELDRVGLADAKIYGRPKHLYSIYQKMKKKEKGFSEIYDLIGLRIIVDSIPECYSSLGAVHNLWHPIPGRFKDYIAMPKFNMYQSLHTTVIGPAARPLEIQIRTEEMHRMNEYGVAAHWRYKEGATKDRAARSFDEKLTWLREMLDWQQETSDPQEFMESLKVDLFESEVFCFTPKGEVISLRARSTPLDFAYAIHTEVGNHCVGAKVNGSIVPLTYTLQMGDRVEILTHKNASPSRDWLSIVNTPRARSKIRAYFAKITRNDDLERGRDYIVREARKNGVTLSSAKMTPAFAEVAEALNFKNADEMYVAVGAGNLSPKQVMHRAVRIINKAAGAGAIAATESATEHIVLPEVTPRGEGKRKSKKSTHNKTGVVVKGLDDVYVRLSHCCNPLPGDDIIGFITRGRGVSVHRSDCPNADDLRRNPERIIEVAWEGETEAVYQVEIYIEAIDRLRLLQDIVMFLADSGVNIVSCTTTTHKDDIVEMRFVFEVSDLAIVNRILSDTKKIDGVFGASRVLPGKQKDTVPKNA, translated from the coding sequence GTGAGCGACCAGAAGAGCATAGTGACACAGGCGCAAGATGAGCCGGCAACCGATCGCATCGATGTACTCATCGAGAATGCGTCCGTATATCTGTCCGATGAGGATTGCGAGGCAATCGAGGAAGCATACCTCTTTGCCAAGGATGCTCACGAGGGCCAGTTCCGCAAATCCGGCGAGCCTTTCATCATGCATCCGGTCGAGGTTGCCATCATACTCTCCGATTTGCGCATGGACAGCGACACCTTGCGCGCCGCGGTCTTGCATGACACGGTCGAGGATACCGAGTACACCCTTGACGACATACGCAAGAAGTTTGGCGATACGGTCGCAGAGCTCGTGGACGGCGTCACCAAGATCAACAGCCTCGAGATCGAGTCCCTCAGCCACGCGCAGGTCAACAACCTACGCAAGATGCTCATGGCGATGAGCAACGACATCCGCGTCATCGTCATCAAGCTCGCCGACAGGCTTCATAACATGCGCACGCTCATGGCGTTGCGTGAGGATCGCCGCCTCTTCAAGGCGCGCGAGACCATGGAGATATACGCGCCGCTCGCCAATCGCCTCGGCATGGGCTCGATCAAATGGGAGCTCGAGGACCTTTCGTTCTTCTATCTCGAGCCTGCCAAATACCAGCAGGTCCAGAAGATGGTCAACGAGACGCGCGAGGCACGCGAGAAATACCTCGCCCAGGCCATGGAGGCACTGCGCGAGGAGCTCGACCGCGTGGGCCTCGCAGATGCGAAGATATACGGCCGTCCCAAGCACTTGTACTCCATCTACCAGAAGATGAAGAAGAAGGAAAAGGGCTTTTCGGAGATTTACGACCTCATCGGTTTGCGCATCATCGTCGATTCCATCCCCGAGTGCTATTCGAGTTTGGGCGCCGTTCACAACCTATGGCATCCCATCCCGGGGCGCTTCAAGGACTACATCGCGATGCCCAAGTTCAACATGTACCAATCGCTGCACACGACGGTCATTGGCCCGGCGGCGCGTCCCCTCGAGATTCAGATTCGCACCGAGGAAATGCACCGCATGAACGAGTACGGCGTTGCGGCGCACTGGCGCTACAAGGAAGGTGCCACGAAGGACCGCGCGGCGCGCAGCTTCGACGAGAAGCTCACCTGGTTGCGCGAGATGCTCGATTGGCAGCAAGAGACGAGCGATCCGCAGGAGTTCATGGAGTCGCTCAAGGTCGACCTCTTCGAGAGCGAGGTCTTCTGCTTCACCCCCAAGGGCGAGGTCATCAGCCTGCGCGCACGCTCCACGCCGCTCGACTTCGCCTATGCCATTCATACGGAGGTCGGAAACCACTGCGTCGGCGCGAAGGTCAATGGTTCGATCGTTCCGCTCACGTATACCTTGCAGATGGGCGATCGCGTCGAGATCCTCACGCACAAGAACGCCTCGCCCTCACGCGACTGGCTGTCCATTGTCAACACCCCGCGCGCTCGCTCCAAGATCAGGGCGTACTTCGCCAAGATCACACGCAACGACGATCTTGAGCGTGGACGCGACTACATCGTGCGTGAGGCGCGTAAGAACGGCGTCACGCTTTCGAGTGCCAAGATGACGCCGGCCTTCGCCGAAGTCGCCGAGGCGCTCAACTTCAAGAACGCCGACGAGATGTACGTCGCGGTTGGTGCCGGTAATCTCTCGCCCAAGCAGGTCATGCACCGGGCGGTGCGCATCATAAACAAGGCAGCGGGTGCCGGGGCCATCGCAGCGACAGAGTCGGCAACGGAGCACATCGTCCTTCCCGAGGTAACGCCACGCGGCGAGGGCAAGCGCAAGAGCAAGAAGTCCACGCACAACAAGACAGGCGTCGTCGTCAAGGGGCTCGATGACGTCTACGTCCGTCTTTCGCATTGCTGCAATCCGCTTCCCGGTGATGACATCATCGGCTTCATTACGCGCGGACGCGGCGTCTCGGTGCATCGCTCCGATTGCCCCAATGCGGATGACCTGCGTCGCAATCCCGAGCGCATCATCGAGGTCGCCTGGGAGGGCGAGACCGAGGCCGTCTATCAGGTCGAGATTTACATCGAGGCCATCGACAGGCTGCGCCTGCTGCAAGATATCGTCATGTTCCTCGCCGATTCCGGCGTCAATATCGTGTCGTGTACGACGACGACGCACAAAGACGACATTGTCGAGATGCGCTTCGTGTTCGAAGTCTCCGACCTCGCCATCGTCAACCGCATTCTGTCCGATACCAAGAAAATCGACGGTGTCTTCGGTGCGTCCCGCGTGCTGCCGGGCAAGCAGAAAGACACCGTGCCCAAGAACGCATAG
- the secD gene encoding protein translocase subunit SecD produces MAQRKSSAGGSGKKAESDIEKQKRAKEREKAAKKRAKERAKQERDVERYRKAAEAARKRAAEERSKQAARENDPVYQEKKRKEAEKLKERGKREMEKQRKRSERRGAAAARSKAKIDEREAQKKNGISSVERKRRQREYADLERRQALAKQKKAGASKSKRNSKSLACLVLIIILAIASAIALYPPQDKITMGLDIQGGVSVNLKASTTDGSPITAEQMEQTQLVISNRVNASGAAAATIQQQGSDAFLVQVPGAAENSQAILDTLSSQGVLEFVDVSTITDETVRNYINQGLTGMNLKKEGVSYTPFMTGENVENVTVDRPQASAEYAVNLQLDATGTSEFASVTRQLVSTNGKIAILLDGVVESAPAVQSAITNGQVQITGNYTVEEANALKTIIDSGSLPVSLSIEQASTVGPTLGQQALWSGILAALIGIALVVVWLLIFYKGLGLLPAASIFLMSVVYLGLLALLSQVGWFSLTLPGIAGIIVNIGMSADSSILIMECFHEQIREGKSVKTAATAGVKEGIFTSLDADVVTLVSALILYFFAMGDVRGFGLTLALGIICDLVVMALFSGPIMRVLGPRAIDRHPAFWGIVDDVNEGEYVVKEAM; encoded by the coding sequence ATGGCGCAACGCAAGTCGTCCGCAGGCGGCTCAGGCAAGAAGGCCGAATCGGACATCGAGAAGCAAAAGCGCGCTAAGGAGCGCGAAAAGGCCGCCAAGAAGCGTGCCAAGGAGCGGGCAAAGCAGGAGCGAGATGTCGAGCGCTACCGCAAGGCGGCCGAGGCTGCTCGCAAACGCGCGGCAGAGGAGCGCTCCAAGCAGGCCGCTCGCGAGAACGATCCCGTCTATCAGGAGAAGAAGCGCAAGGAGGCCGAAAAGCTCAAGGAGCGCGGCAAGCGCGAGATGGAGAAGCAGCGCAAGCGCTCGGAGCGTCGAGGCGCCGCAGCCGCACGCTCCAAGGCAAAGATAGACGAGCGCGAAGCCCAGAAGAAGAACGGCATCTCGAGCGTGGAGCGCAAGCGTCGTCAGCGCGAATACGCCGATCTCGAACGTCGCCAGGCCCTTGCGAAGCAGAAGAAGGCCGGCGCCTCCAAATCCAAGCGCAATAGCAAGAGCCTCGCCTGCCTCGTCCTCATAATCATCCTTGCCATCGCCTCGGCAATCGCACTGTACCCGCCGCAAGACAAGATCACGATGGGTCTGGACATCCAAGGTGGCGTCTCCGTCAACCTCAAGGCATCGACCACCGATGGCTCGCCCATCACCGCCGAGCAGATGGAACAGACGCAGCTCGTCATCTCCAACCGCGTCAACGCGTCCGGTGCCGCCGCCGCGACCATTCAGCAGCAAGGCAGCGATGCCTTCCTCGTGCAGGTTCCGGGTGCGGCCGAGAATTCCCAGGCCATCCTCGACACGTTGAGTAGCCAGGGTGTTCTGGAGTTCGTGGATGTCTCCACCATTACCGACGAGACGGTACGCAACTACATCAACCAGGGTCTCACGGGCATGAACCTCAAGAAAGAGGGCGTGTCCTACACGCCGTTCATGACGGGCGAGAACGTCGAGAACGTCACGGTCGATCGTCCGCAGGCTTCGGCCGAGTACGCCGTCAACCTCCAGCTTGACGCGACGGGTACCTCCGAGTTTGCCTCGGTGACCCGCCAGCTCGTGAGCACTAACGGCAAGATCGCGATCTTGCTCGACGGCGTCGTCGAGTCGGCCCCGGCGGTCCAGTCTGCCATCACCAATGGCCAGGTGCAGATTACCGGCAATTATACCGTCGAAGAGGCAAACGCCCTCAAGACCATCATCGACTCCGGCTCGTTGCCCGTCTCGCTCTCCATCGAGCAAGCCTCGACGGTCGGCCCCACGCTCGGTCAGCAGGCGCTGTGGTCGGGCATACTCGCGGCCCTTATCGGCATCGCGCTTGTCGTGGTGTGGCTCCTCATCTTCTACAAGGGGCTTGGCTTGTTGCCCGCAGCGTCGATTTTCCTCATGTCCGTCGTGTACCTCGGCTTGCTTGCCCTGCTCTCCCAGGTGGGATGGTTCTCGCTCACCTTGCCTGGCATCGCGGGCATCATCGTCAACATAGGCATGTCCGCCGACTCCTCGATTCTCATCATGGAATGTTTCCACGAGCAGATACGCGAGGGCAAATCGGTCAAGACGGCGGCAACCGCGGGCGTCAAGGAAGGCATCTTCACCTCGCTTGACGCCGATGTGGTAACGCTCGTCTCGGCACTCATCCTCTACTTCTTCGCCATGGGTGACGTTCGCGGCTTCGGCCTTACGCTGGCCCTCGGCATCATCTGCGACCTTGTCGTCATGGCACTGTTCAGCGGCCCCATCATGCGTGTTCTCGGCCCGCGCGCCATCGATCGCCATCCTGCGTTCTGGGGAATTGTCGACGACGTCAACGAGGGCGAATACGTCGTGAAGGAGGCGATGTAA
- a CDS encoding MBL fold metallo-hydrolase, whose protein sequence is MNIETCKVGPIQTNCYIIEDDGELLVIDPGDDLTIINADIHARPVKEIVVTHAHWDHIGALSGLAHISGAPVAMSAADAVLVDGVARQEGHDLDRGYGAPHVDWRLHEGDELTVGSKVFTVIETPGHSEGSICLYCAEDGVLFSGDTLFSGGRFGRTDFDHGSMEQMIETLSTKFADIPDDVIVYPGHEGASTMGAERSLNPYLR, encoded by the coding sequence ATGAACATCGAGACATGCAAGGTCGGTCCCATCCAGACCAACTGCTACATCATCGAGGACGATGGGGAGCTCCTCGTCATTGATCCGGGTGACGATCTCACGATTATCAATGCGGATATTCACGCGCGTCCTGTCAAGGAGATTGTCGTTACGCATGCCCACTGGGATCACATCGGCGCTCTCTCGGGCCTTGCCCATATTAGCGGGGCTCCCGTTGCCATGTCAGCGGCGGATGCGGTGCTTGTCGATGGCGTTGCTCGTCAGGAAGGGCACGATCTTGATCGCGGCTATGGGGCACCGCACGTCGATTGGCGCTTGCACGAGGGTGATGAGCTCACGGTTGGCTCCAAGGTCTTCACGGTCATCGAGACGCCGGGGCATTCCGAAGGTTCCATTTGCCTGTACTGTGCGGAGGACGGCGTTCTCTTCTCTGGCGATACGCTGTTTTCGGGCGGCCGTTTCGGGCGCACGGATTTCGATCACGGCTCCATGGAGCAGATGATCGAGACGCTTTCGACCAAGTTCGCGGACATCCCCGATGACGTCATCGTGTATCCAGGACATGAGGGCGCATCGACCATGGGCGCCGAGCGCAGCCTCAATCCGTATTTGCGGTAG
- the secF gene encoding protein translocase subunit SecF: MYSLRPHTKFDFVRLWKYGFRLSGVLIALAIVGFIVSTVLTGAPLTLGTEFSGGTSIQINDAGDVTEDEIKDAFATAASELGYETQISSIQTAASMSGGNGYIVKTTDTVSTNASEIMGHVEQTLGIDEGSVEIETIGASWGASVIWSSILAFFLSCLGILAVIAIRYREPRMGVVALICLFHDMIVVLGIYAWAGLFFHMEITSDVIAALLAIIGYSLYDTVVVFHRISRNASPQMKCSLLTCANRSLNEVIVRTINTSITSVIPVLFMLIIGTDTLVDFAFAMFCGMVVGVYSTLAISAPIYTKWKAKEPAYARLENKYPYEVVQSPFTKQMMIEARKETAAKLKVEKEERAKLKQEEREAAAKIKQEEKEAQREAARGEHDIAKTTKRKADQAHEELKQAEKDAKAALDEEFAPDRLAVEAEEAEAAETPAEKATGADDEKQPTTPAGTESQVDAVQDAPVEAVEEIDEEVVEETAPAEAAGSDEETEVEVGEETTEQPGEPAEESEHARGRYSAEKRSNQDDDVITTTSFSYGYTTDVDEGEDRRD, translated from the coding sequence ATGTACTCGTTGAGACCTCATACCAAATTCGATTTCGTCAGGCTCTGGAAATACGGTTTCAGGCTTTCTGGCGTCCTGATCGCACTGGCAATCGTCGGTTTCATCGTCAGCACGGTGCTTACGGGCGCACCCCTCACGCTCGGCACCGAGTTCTCGGGTGGCACCTCCATCCAGATCAATGACGCCGGTGACGTTACGGAAGACGAGATAAAGGACGCGTTTGCCACGGCTGCAAGCGAGCTCGGCTACGAAACGCAGATTTCGTCGATCCAGACGGCCGCAAGCATGTCCGGTGGCAATGGCTACATTGTCAAGACGACCGATACCGTATCGACCAACGCGAGCGAGATCATGGGCCACGTCGAGCAGACCCTTGGTATTGACGAGGGATCGGTCGAGATCGAGACCATTGGCGCGAGCTGGGGTGCTTCGGTCATATGGAGCTCCATCCTGGCGTTCTTCCTCTCATGTCTCGGCATTTTGGCCGTCATTGCCATTCGCTATCGCGAGCCGCGCATGGGTGTCGTCGCGCTTATCTGTCTGTTCCACGATATGATCGTCGTGCTCGGCATCTATGCCTGGGCCGGTTTGTTCTTCCACATGGAAATCACCTCCGACGTTATCGCGGCTCTGCTGGCCATCATCGGCTACTCGCTTTACGATACCGTCGTCGTGTTCCACCGCATTAGCAGGAATGCCTCGCCGCAGATGAAGTGCAGTCTTCTTACCTGCGCCAACCGCTCTCTCAACGAAGTTATCGTGCGTACCATCAACACGTCGATCACCTCGGTCATCCCCGTTCTGTTCATGTTGATCATCGGCACTGACACGCTCGTTGACTTCGCCTTCGCGATGTTCTGCGGCATGGTCGTCGGCGTGTACTCGACGCTGGCCATCTCGGCCCCGATCTACACCAAGTGGAAGGCGAAGGAGCCCGCCTACGCCCGCCTCGAGAACAAGTACCCCTACGAGGTCGTGCAATCGCCGTTCACCAAGCAGATGATGATCGAAGCGCGCAAGGAGACGGCTGCCAAGCTCAAGGTCGAGAAGGAGGAGCGCGCAAAGCTCAAACAGGAAGAGCGAGAAGCCGCTGCCAAGATCAAGCAGGAGGAGAAGGAAGCCCAGCGCGAGGCCGCACGGGGTGAGCATGACATCGCCAAGACGACCAAGCGCAAGGCCGATCAGGCGCATGAAGAGCTCAAGCAGGCCGAGAAAGACGCCAAGGCTGCCCTCGATGAGGAGTTTGCGCCTGATAGGCTCGCTGTCGAGGCGGAGGAGGCCGAGGCTGCCGAAACGCCTGCCGAGAAAGCGACAGGGGCTGACGATGAGAAACAGCCCACCACGCCTGCTGGCACCGAGTCACAGGTAGACGCCGTGCAGGATGCTCCCGTGGAAGCCGTTGAGGAAATCGACGAAGAAGTCGTCGAAGAGACCGCGCCTGCTGAGGCTGCAGGGTCTGACGAAGAAACCGAAGTCGAGGTAGGTGAGGAGACCACCGAGCAACCCGGGGAGCCGGCGGAGGAGTCCGAGCACGCACGTGGTCGCTACTCGGCCGAGAAACGCTCCAATCAAGATGACGATGTCATCACGACGACGAGCTTCTCGTATGGGTACACCACGGATGTAGACGAAGGGGAGGACCGTCGGGACTAA